TTCTTcatccaaatggccttcttcatcCAAAATAGGAAGATTGTCTTTTCACACACTACGTTTATGCCTAATTTAGTGAGCACCTGATCAATCTAGACTGATCTCACCTGCTAAAGCTGCATACTGTGGCATGCATTTCAATAATTGTATAAAGCCTGAACTAATGCCCACATTGGAGAGTGGATAGTCCAAGTGAAGTTTTAATATACTGAATATTGAAGGAATATTTTTTATATGTAAATGATTGACATACCCTGAAAATCAGCAGCATCAATTTCACCCTGTTTCTCAGTGTCCTTTTCTATGCATTCCTTTTGTATCTCCTTCCAGAAATTTTTAATATCTTTCTTCAGCTTCTGTTCAATTGCCTCACAGTTTATTGATGATGCTACAGAGGCTGATCGTTGTGAAAACTCCACTGGCTGCAAAtcacaaagaaaaaaataacaatgagTTAATGGTGAGGATATTATTGTCTTAtgaaatctttttaaaaacaaatcagtcACTTGGCAAATAAAAGTGATGCCAAAACATTTAGGGCACGATATGCCAGTAAATATCAAAAGCCACATCATCATACATGAAAAATGCTTCTGAAGCTTGTTCAACTTATTGTAGCAAGAGTTGCTGATAAACAATTCACATATCAGACAACTTAAAAATCAGTCCCAGATATTAAAAATTAGTTTATAGTGTCTGTGTTTTTCAGTTAATGATCAAAAAATAATTAGTTTCTCCATAATTTTTGAGAAGTTCTTTGTTCAGTGATTGGAGTAGGGAATCATCATCTAGTGACAGTATCAATCATCAGGTTCAGATAATGAAGAACTAGCTCTTTGGTTCTGCAACAGCATATCATAAACCTCTAAGCAAAACAAATTACCAAAAAAAGCTAAAAATCCAGAAGACTGGATGAGACTCAGCTCAGTTTCCAGAGGTGTTGCAGTAGATCTGGTAGAAGAttaacaaagtttatcacttgtGCATGATTCCCATCATAATCATTTGCCAAATTGTTATCAATCATTTTTAGTCTGATGGTTGAACTACAAATATTTGTTTTCCAGTTTATATCAAATGcagaaaaacattgaaaaatcaCAATCACCCTATAATGAACAAATTAGGCATTattcaaacaaaaacaatggCCCACAAGTTGCTGCCAAAGTAACAGTGCAGAGTCGTAGAGTTaaggcagcagagaaacaggcccttcggcccaatttctccatgctgaccaggaggtctatctgagctagtccaatttgcctgtgtttggcatacacatacttgtccaagtgacttctaaacattgtaattgtacccatctctacagcttcctccggcagctcgttccacatagccagtaccctccgtgtgaaaaacttgctcctcaggtcccttttaaattttccacttctcaccttaaacctatgccctccagctttagactttcctaccctggaaaaaagactgtcaccatctccttatctactcccctcataattttatatacctctataagctcacccatctaccttctatgctccaggaaaaaacaTCCCAGCCTACAgcgcctctccttataactcaagccctcaagtagCAAAAATATAATAAGTCGTGAATAAACCAGCAATTTGTCCAGACAAATTAATGCCATGTGCCTGACAAGTACAATAACATTATTCTATCATGTGTTACATTATTGCAGCATTTCTAATCTAGAGCTTTCGGAAAAATTATAAATAGTCAATACCTTTTCATTGCCCTGGATGGAAGAAGCTGTTTTACGACTCTGAGTACTTGAAGATCTGCTCGCACTTCTAGCTGTTGACGGTTTTGTTGGTGATGCTGCTCGACTACTCTTCATCTCAAGTGACTCCAGTCCAGTGAATTGCTTCAAAAATTTTTGATATTCCATATTCCCATAATCATTGACTGGTAAATGATTCCACAGGTTTTCAAACTGGAAAAAAAGTGTCAATTGTAGACAAGACACTCAAATTAtattacttttgttttaattaaacacAATATATCTGGAGatctggaagtctgaaatcaTACAAAATTATACTCGATTCAAAAGTTTACTTGGTTAAAAATGCAAATAACTGAATTGTTATGAAAATGCTGTATCTTATCTATTTTATTATTAATAGCTGAATAAACACTCAGATTTCAGTTTACATTAACAGTACAAACATTCataattctgaaaaataaaattttcctCAAACTACGAATATTACAGATTTTCTCATTTTGGTAAATAAAGATTTATACTTGAATAGACATTTTGAGGAGACAGGTCCAGGTTGATATTTTTCACTCAGtataataaatattggtcagcCTTTAATCAAAGGAAGACATCAGGTACTGACCAGACCCAAGGTGTGTACATGTGTATTTTCCCCAAGAGATCACTGTATAGTTGATAGTTTCGTATTAACTCATGCGACTTCACCACTGCCATAGCAAAGCTCAGCTACTTCAGTCTTGGAGTTAAAACATTGCACTAAGGTCTCAAGTAAGTCCTGTATGATCATTTCCTTGGAATAGGATTTGTTTTCTACTCTTTCTGGGTCCTTCTCATTGTCATCTAAGTGCTCACCTATTCAAAGCAGGTTTCTTAAAGTGCAGTAGAATGCAAGATTTGGATTACTCTTTGCCAAGGAAAAAACGATCTGCTGCTGGAGTTAAAAAGCTATCTCATATTTCGCTAATTAAATTAACATACAGAAATCAAAAGATGCAGAAAAAACAAGTTAATCCTCTGCATTTTAAGTTGCATAATGCAAATCATATTGATTTGAATTCAAATAATGCACAAATAATTAttgatattttatttaaattgttcAATTCAAACAAACAATGGTTATAGAGCAAAATGATTATAATAATTCCAGTTTCTACAGAACTTACCTGTTCATCTGTGAGACTCATGAAGTGcttgaaaaatatttctttaaagttTTTCTTGGAAATAACTTTTATATTTGCATAATCAATGTCTTCAAACTCTTGAGTAATGGTATAGAGACATTTATTGACAACCTCCCGAATGTGGGACATAATATCATTCATTGTTAACTGCTGCGATGATTTAGGTCTGGCAGTTTCTCCATCTGATACCTCTGCAGCCTGATATGCAAAATTACATATTGTTAATAACTATACCACAGAAAACACAAATGGACAACAGCAGTGCAAGTAGGTGGTTTATCACCACCTCAATGGTAATCAGGGATGGATGACAAACGCTGGTGTTCCCAGCGACaactgaaaaaaatttaaaagaaatagttAATCAGAATTATACTCTGCATGCATGTTAGCTTGGTTCAACCCAGTGGCAATTTTACAGCTGATTTAGAGATTGATGCTGCTCTTTTTTCACTGGCTGACACAAAATGGGACACAAGGCCAGACCTGCAGCAATGGAAAGATGCTCACACTCAGTAACTGACTTATTAGTTAAGTTCAGACTCGcaccagattctaccgctcacttacacactgggggtTCACAGTGGGCAATGAACCTTCCAACTCACAtatttttgggaggtgggaggaaatcagaacagaTAGACGaagcccacacaatcacaggaagaacgtgcaaactccacacagagagcactggagatcggattgaaccaaggtcactaGAGCTGCAAGGCcctggctgcaccactgtatcAAAAGAATAAGTGTACATGCTATTCCTCAGGTTCAATGGATAGATTTTCCAGTGTGACTGTTGGGGAAATTACAGTGAGGTTCAACTCTGCCAGTGGATTCTATGTGCATCCAAAAGGGGAGCACAGTtggggaaaatgctggtaaaGAGCTACCAGAAGTTTAAGGACTATGTTGTGTGGAATGCCTGCTATATTATTTAAATTACTGCAATTCACAGGATGTTCAGCTTATAAGATCTACAGAATGAAAACTGCAAAAGTTGTGTGTAAACCAGGAAAAATAAATTCTTCCAAACCTTCAATTAACCCTCATAACTGCAGCAATTTCTAAATGTGTATAAAATCTGGCGGTATCTGGTCCGCCTATTCAATTCACGACTAAATATTCCTGTTCAGTCGCTTATGTTTCTCCGATATTAAATCGTAAAGGATACATTCTCTCTCAATGTAAAAGTAGGTGCTATTCGTAGCAATAGTGTTCCTCAATAGAATTATTAGTATTCTATAGGCAATGTCAAGGTAACAGCACAACTCCTAGTGTGTAAAATCCTCAAAACTAAGACTGCAACTAGAGCCCAGTGCACGACGTAGAAGACCTCCTTGCCAATTATGTTTGTGATATAATTGCATGTGTATGTTATGGTGCAAATAATCACTCTAGTATAAAACATGTACTCACCATTGTTATTTCTAATAGAAGAAGAGAAtatctttcttatttttctttagtttaatttttaaaaagcattgaaACTCTGACAAATTTATTCACCACTGAACCACATAAATACACAACAAGTAAAGCTGTTATTTTTCCTCACATATTTCATAAGAACAGCTTGATGACAATCAAATTGGGCGAATAAAGAAATCAGTTAGAACATGCATTTTGGAATGTGATGTACCGGAACCTGGTCAGGATTTAAACCATTCTAAGGTTGTTTATCTGAAATATACGTTATACTAAAATCAGTTAACCATAACACAGCATGACCTGGATACCAAAATTGGACACCTCAGGTGTCTAAACTGGCAGAGTTGTCCAACAGATTAGTTGGACTGTTGTGAGACATTGTCACTTCTTACAGAAAacatgccagactcctccatcaggATCCCTACACATGTTTTGCCCCACCAAGCAGGTCAGACTCAGCAGAGGTAGTCATACAGCGATAATGAGTGACCCAGGGAGTCCTCAACCTTGACTCCAGAGCACATAACGAATCATAACATCAGGTCAAACAGGGGCAAGGATacttcctcctgattaccacctaccattTTCCACAGCCGATgcttctccatgttgaacaacacttggaagcacTCAAAGAAGCAAGGGCACAACATGTACTCTGGAACGAGACTTCAATAACTTTCACAAACTGACCAAGTCCTGAAGCTGGTAGACTGGGTCTGTGGCAAGTAGTGCGCAAACCTATTTGACCTTGTTTTCATCACCCACTGCAGATGATCTGCCCATGACAGAATAGGTAGGAGTGACCATCAAACAATCCTTTTGCAAACAAGTCTTGTCTTCATACCGAGGACATCCTCCATCATGATGCGTACCACTACCATTGTGCCAAATGGACTCTCTGTGATCCTGGCAGCTGAAAACTGGGCATACTCAAGGTGCTGTGGAGCATAAGCAGCAGCAAAATAGAAATCACCACCAAAGATCACAGTGGTCCAATGGTCTAATATATCTGTCACTCCTCTGTTACAATCAAACCAGGGGATCAACAGTAGGCTCTTTGGACAcgcatgcagggagcagcaccaggcatagcTTAAAACAAGAGATGCCAACCTGACAAAGTTGCAAAACATGCATgctaaactgcaaaaaaaaatgcagtaaagTGACGCAAGGAATGCCATGATGAATGGATCAGATGAAAACTCTGCAGTGCAGCCACATCTAttaatgaatggtggtggataacCAAACAGCTAATGGGAGAGGACTCCAAATACATCCCCCATCCTCAGCTACAGCAAGACCAGCACATTAGGGGGAAAGATAATGTTGAAATATTTGCAATCATGTTCAGTCAGAAATGCCAGAATCATTTTAGGTTCCTCTTGGATCCCATAGTATGCAAAATCAAAAAACATCTGACAACACTGGATAGATCAAAGGTTGTGGGATGAGAAAATGCCCAAGCCATATTGCTGAAGAGTTGTCAGCATTCTAACTATAGTGGAATGC
This is a stretch of genomic DNA from Pristis pectinata isolate sPriPec2 chromosome 15, sPriPec2.1.pri, whole genome shotgun sequence. It encodes these proteins:
- the LOC127578579 gene encoding EF-hand calcium-binding domain-containing protein 6-like; translation: MTDREFNYLLSKLKLDSDYMVDWLDFLQTSTIYNYKAAEVSDGETARPKSSQQLTMNDIMSHIREVVNKCLYTITQEFEDIDYANIKVISKKNFKEIFFKHFMSLTDEQFENLWNHLPVNDYGNMEYQKFLKQFTGLESLEMKSSRAASPTKPSTARSASRSSSTQSRKTASSIQGNEKPVEFSQRSASVASSINCEAIEQKLKKDIKNFWKEIQKECIEKDTEKQGEIDAADFQAIMKKFCMPIKPGEFQQLAKKYETKNMGHFAYNEFLQRLVLSLGKLDMNPLQRMRIPHPKIPMSPGTEHETFTQLMMRIQPCITKCWKLMRRTFKTYDETGNGYLSLFLFRQVLQQYGINLSEEEFYYLSSYYDKHLQGTISYNEFLRVFL